In Pseudomonas oryzihabitans, the DNA window GATCAGGACAGCGATCCATCGCACCAAACTATACTTAATCTATCGAAGCCTACCGCTGATCAGCAACACCGCCATCTATTAAAACACGGGAAAAATTATTTCATCTTTGCTATAGCCATTTACAGATGAAAAAAGCTATAACGGCAGCTACTGACTAATCTGGAGGAGATCACAATGTCCTTGATCCAAGAGTACCGTCAAACCGAAGCTGCCATTGAAGAATTGAAGCAACGCTTGGAACAGTTGAACACTGATGAGCGTCTGCAGAAAGAGCTCGAGTTCGAAAAACAGCTACGTGCCCTGCTAGGCGAACACAACAAGTCGCTTCGCGACGTCATTGCCGTTCTGGACACAGAAGCCGGCATCAAAAGCACCGATCGCAGGAGTAACTCTGCCGCTGCAGCACAGCAGCGGCGGCCCCGCTCGTTGAAACGCTATAAGCACCCAGAAACTGGCGAAGTCATCGAAACTAAGGGTGGCAACCACAAGATACTGAAAGCCTGGAAAGCTGAGCACGGCGCCGACGTAGTCGAAGGCTGGCTTCAGAGCGAGTAATCACCTCCCAGCGCCGCATCAAGCATGCGACTCATACCAAGGTTGAGTCGCTGCACTATCAGTACTTCTGATGTTCCCGTAGGGAAAGCTCAACGCATCAGTAGTCGCCGCTTCGCTTCTACCGTTCGTCGGTGTCAAGCTTGCTGGGAACCCTTTCGCTGATTACTGTCTATCCATACAGTACCCTGAAAGGAGGTTTTCCCCATGTCCATTTCGCGCCCCATCCCTCGTCTCTGCCACGGTTGTCCCGGTCGTTCTGTCGAGTACCAGAAGGTCATGGCTTCAGGGATTGAGCAGGTGGGCCGCTATGGACATGCTTGGTGATGAGCAGGACACCTTCGAACAGCAGCAGTCCCTCTTCCGTCCTACGGAGCTGATGTACTGCCGCAACCTTGTTGATCTGCTGACTGAAGAACTGGACCAGGTGCGTCAGTGCTTGGGGCAAGCCCAGCGCGCCAATCGGATTTTGGTCGCTGAGCGGGATGTCCTGACGGCGGAGGTACAGCGCCACCGACTGCGCTACGTCCAGTTCGTAC includes these proteins:
- a CDS encoding histone-like nucleoid-structuring protein, MvaT/MvaU family, translating into MSLIQEYRQTEAAIEELKQRLEQLNTDERLQKELEFEKQLRALLGEHNKSLRDVIAVLDTEAGIKSTDRRSNSAAAAQQRRPRSLKRYKHPETGEVIETKGGNHKILKAWKAEHGADVVEGWLQSE